Proteins co-encoded in one Dama dama isolate Ldn47 chromosome 2, ASM3311817v1, whole genome shotgun sequence genomic window:
- the LOC133068230 gene encoding olfactory receptor 10N1-like: MRNHTELNEFILLGIPQTEGLETVLLVIFSFIYLFTLLGNLLILLAIVSSLTLHTPMYFFLGLLSILDMLFPSVTCPKMLFYLSGQSRAISYKGCALQLFFYHFLGSTEGCLYSVMAYDRFVAICHPLRYMLIMRPGVCVGLVMAAWLVGCLQATILTSFTFQLPYCGPNRVDHFFCDIPAVLPLACADSSQAQRVGSTNVGFLALTLWLSVCVSYTRIGIAILRIRSAEGRQKAFSTCSAHLTAILCAYGPVIIVYLQPTPNPFLGAMVQILNNIVSPMLNSLIYSLRNKEVKNSLKRVFYNVVFTALD, translated from the coding sequence ATGAGGAACCACACAGAGCTGAATGAGTTCATCCTACTGGGAATACCTCAGACAGAGGGACTGGAGACTGTGCTCCTTGTcatcttctcttttatttacCTCTTCACCCTGCTGGGAAATTTGCTCATCCTTCTAGCAATTGTCTCCTCCTTGACCCTTCAcactcccatgtacttcttcttgggactcctatcgattttggACATGCTGTTCCCCTCTGTCACCTGTCCCAAGATGCTATTCTATCTCTCTGGCCAGAGCCGAGCCATATCTTATAAGGGATGTGCTCTTCAGCTCTTCTTTTATCATTTCCTGGGTTCTACGGAAGGCTGCCTCTATTCTGTGATGGCTTATGATCGTTTTGTTGCCATCTGTCACCCACTGAGGTATATGCTCATCATGAGACCTGGAGTCTGTGTTGGTTTGGTCATGGCAGCCTGGTTGGTGGGTTGTCTTCAGGCCACCATCCTGACATCCTTTACCTTTCAGCTACCCTACTGTGGCCCCAATCGGGTGGaccacttcttctgtgacatTCCTGCTGTCCTACCCCTGGCTTGTGCTGACAGCTCCCAGGCCCAGAGAGTGGGTTCCACTAATGTTGGCTTTCTGGCTTTAACTCTTTGGTTGAGTGTTTGTGTCTCCTACACACGCATTGGGATTGCCATTTTGAGGATCCGTTCGGCAGAGGGCAGGCAGAAAGCTTTCTCTACCTGCAGTGCCCACCTCACTGCCATCCTCTGTGCCTATGGACCTGTAATCATTGTCTATCTGCAGCCCACACCCAACCCGTTTCTTGGTGCCATGGTGCAAATATTAAATAACATTGTCTCACCCATGCTGAATTCATTAATCTACTCCTTAAGGAATAAGGAGGTGAAAAACTCATTAAAAAGGGTGTTCTATAATGTAGTATTTACTGCTCTGGACTAA